A genomic window from Vitis riparia cultivar Riparia Gloire de Montpellier isolate 1030 chromosome 18, EGFV_Vit.rip_1.0, whole genome shotgun sequence includes:
- the LOC117905940 gene encoding protein DETOXIFICATION 27-like isoform X1: protein MAGASAEEEPLLVPSSREEDNRLQAQSLILETWLESKKMWKIAAPSIFSRLAMFSMTLLTQAFAGHLGDLDLAAISIATTVIISISFGFLLGMASALETLCGQAYGAKQYHMLGIYMQRSWIVLFLCSILLLPMFVYAAPILKLIGQSTAVAEQTGLVAIWLIPLHFSFVFQFTLQRFLQCQLKTAVIAWVSGLALLVHVFVTWLFVYKLKVGLVGTAITLDFSWWLSVLGLFGYSVFGWCPLSWTGFSSQAFVGLWEFFRLSVASGVMLGLENFYYRVLIIVAGYMNNSEAAVAALSICIAICGWESMIPLGFFAATGVRVANEIGAGNAKGARFASFVSVLTSLVVGLFFWSMILAFHDKLAMIFTSSSSVIAIVNELAELLAFTILLNCIQPVLSGVAVGYGWQAIVAFINIGSYYMVGVPLGILLGWLFHFGIKGIWTGMLSGTLVQTLLLAIMTVRCDWEKQAQKARVRMADSPATSDL, encoded by the exons ATGGCAGGAGCGAGTGCAGAGGAGGAGCCTCTTTTAGTTCCCTCCTCTCGGGAGGAAGATAATCGACTGCAGGCGCAAAGTTTAATACTAGAGACATGGTTGGAGTCCAAGAAGATGTGGAAAATTGCGGCGCCTTCCATCTTCAGCCGCCTAGCCATGTTCTCCATGACTCTCCTAACTCAAGCATTCGCCGGCCACCTGGGTGACCTGGATCTCGCCGCTATCTCCATAGCCACCACTGTCATCATCTCCATCAGCTTTGGTTTCTTG CTAGGTATGGCGAGTGCGTTAGAGACGCTATGCGGCCAAGCTTATGGGGCGAAACAGTACCATATGTTGGGTATATACATGCAGAGATCCTGGATTGTTCTGTTTCTTTGTTCGATTTTGTTACTACCCATGTTCGTGTACGCTGCTCCCATATTGAAGCTCATCGGACAGTCCACGGCGGTGGCGGAGCAGACTGGATTGGTGGCGATATGGTTGATACCACTTCACTTTAGCTTTGTCTTTCAGTTCACATTGCAGAGGTTCTTGCAGTGCCAGCTCAAGACTGCGGTGATTGCTTGGGTTTCTGGGTTGGCACTTTTGGTCCACGTGTTTGTTACCTGGCTCTTTGTTTATAAGCTCAAGGTTGGTCTTGTTGGGACTGCAATTACTCTTGATTTCTCGTGGTGGTTGTCGGTTTTGGGGCTCTTTGGTTACAGTGTTTTCGGTTGGTGTCCTCTTTCATGGACTGGCTTCTCCTCTCAAGCTTTTGTTGGGCTCTGGGAGTTTTTCAGGCTCTCTGTGGCTTCTGGGGTCATGCTGGG GTTGGAGAACTTTTATTATAGAGTATTGATCATAGTAGCTGGGTATATGAACAACAGCGAGGCTGCAGTTGCTGCCCTTTCCATTTG CATAGCTATCTGTGGGTGGGAATCCATGATTCCACTTGGTTTTTTTGCTGCAACTGG GGTACGAGTTGCAAATGAGATTGGAGCAGGCAATGCAAAAGGTGCCAGGTTTGCCTCATTCGTGTCTGTGTTGACCTCTCTAGTGGTGGGACTTTTCTTTTGGTCAATGATCTTAGCCTTCCATGATAAGCTCGCAATGATCTTTACGTCAAGCTCTTCTGTTATTGCAATAGTAAATGAACTAGCAGAATTATTGGCATTCACCATTCTCCTCAACTGCATTCAACCAGTTCTCTCAG GAGTTGCAGTTGGGTATGGATGGCAAGCAATTGTGGCATTTATAAACATAGGTAGCTACTATATGGTTGGAGTACCTCTTGGGATTCTCTTGGGATGGCTGTTTCATTTTGGTATCAAG GGTATCTGGACTGGAATGCTAAGTGGAACTCTTGTTCAAACTTTGTTATTGGCAATCATGACAGTCAGATGTGATTGGGAAAAACAG GCACAGAAAGCTCGCGTTCGCATGGCTGACTCACCAGCAACTTCCGACCTGTGA
- the LOC117906123 gene encoding protein DETOXIFICATION 27-like encodes MESIGGDEDLNRPLLQESKGVVVDPEKEKLASRVWIESKKLWHIVGPSIFSRVASYSMNVVTQAFAGHLGELELASISIANTVIVGFNFGLLLGMASALETLCGQAFGAKKYHMLGIYMQRSWIVLFLCCFLLLPFYVFATPLLKLLGQPDDVAEQSGLVALCLIPLHFSFAFQFPLQRFLQSQLKTGVIAWVSLVAFVIHVFISWLFVYKLEFGIIGTAITLNFSWWILVFGMLGYTVCGGCPLSWTGFSMQAFSGLWEFVKLSTASGVMLCLENWYYRILILMTGNWKNAELAVDALSVCMTINGWEMMIPLAFFAATGVRVANELGAENGKGANFATKVSVATSSVIGFVFFLLIIVFQNQLAMIFTSSTPVLEQVDKLSFLLAITILLNSVQPVLSGVAVGSGWQAWVAYINLGCYYIIGLPLGIVMGWVLHFGVAGVWGGMIVGGTALQTLILSIMTMRTNWEKEAEKAKADVQKWSAPSPVDES; translated from the exons ATGGAGAGCATCGGCGGTGACGAGGATCTTAATCGGCCGTTGCTACAGGAATCAAAGGGCGTGGTTGTAGATCCGGAGAAAGAAAAGCTTGCATCAAGGGTGTGGATTGAATCGAAAAAACTATGGCACATAGTGGGTCCCTCCATCTTCAGTCGGGTCGCTTCTTACTCCATGAACGTTGTCACTCAAGCCTTCGCCGGCCACCTGGGTGAACTGGAGCTCGCTTCAATCTCCATAGCCAATACTGTCATCGTTGGCTTCAATTTTGGCCTCTTG TTAGGCATGGCAAGCGCACTAGAGACGCTGTGCGGGCAAGCCTTTGGAGCAAAGAAGTATCACATGTTGGGGATATACATGCAAAGGTCGTGGATTGTTCTTTTCTTATGTTGTTTTCTGCTATTACCATTCTACGTGTTCGCCACCCCGCTTTTGAAGTTGCTGGGTCAACCGGACGATGTGGCGGAGCAGTCAGGATTGGTGGCTTTATGCTTGATTCCGTTGCACTTCAGTTTTGCGTTTCAGTTCCCGTTGCAGAGGTTCTTGCAAAGCCAGCTGAAGACAGGAGTCATCGCCTGGGTTTCTTTGGTGGCGTTTGTGATTCACGTGTTCATTAGCTGGCTTTTCGTTTACAAACTGGAATTTGGTATAATTGGCACCGCAATTACTCTCAACTTCTCCTGGTGGATATTGGTTTTCGGAATGTTGGGGTATACCGTGTGCGGTGGGTGCCCACTTTCTTGGACCGGATTCTCCATGCAGGCCTTTTCTGGGCTCTGGGAGTTCGTCAAACTCTCTACTGCTTCCGGAGTCATGCTATG CTTGGAGAATTGGTATTACAGGATTCTAATTTTGATGACTGGGAACTGGAAGAATGCCGAGTTGGCCGTGGATGCCCTGTCGGTCTG CATGACAATCAATGGGTGGGAAATGATGATTCCTCTTGCCTTTTTTGCAGCAACCGG GGTAAGGGTTGCCAATGAGCTAGGAGCTGAGAATGGTAAGGGGGCAAATTTTGCAACCAAGGTGTCCGTGGCGACTTCTTCAGTGATTGGTTTTGTGTTCTTCCTACTTATCATTGTATTTCAGAATCAGTTGGCAATGATATTCACATCTAGCACTCCTGTGCTTGAACAAGTTGACAAGCTCTCCTTCCTCCTAGCGATCACCATTCTCCTCAACAGCGTTCAACCAGTTTTATCAG GGGTGGCTGTTGGGTCGGGATGGCAGGCATGGGTCGCATATATAAATTTAGGATGCTATTACATCATTGGGCTCCCGCTTGGAATTGTGATGGGCTGGGTTTTGCACTTTGGTGTTGCG GGCGTGTGGGGTGGGATGATTGTTGGCGGGACTGCTCTTCAGACCTTGATATTATCCATCATGACAATGCGAACCAATTGGGAAAAGGAG GCCGAGAAAGCTAAGGCGGATGTACAAAAGTGGTCCGCTCCTAGTCCAGTTGATGAATCCTAG
- the LOC117905940 gene encoding protein DETOXIFICATION 27-like isoform X2 encodes MASALETLCGQAYGAKQYHMLGIYMQRSWIVLFLCSILLLPMFVYAAPILKLIGQSTAVAEQTGLVAIWLIPLHFSFVFQFTLQRFLQCQLKTAVIAWVSGLALLVHVFVTWLFVYKLKVGLVGTAITLDFSWWLSVLGLFGYSVFGWCPLSWTGFSSQAFVGLWEFFRLSVASGVMLGLENFYYRVLIIVAGYMNNSEAAVAALSICIAICGWESMIPLGFFAATGVRVANEIGAGNAKGARFASFVSVLTSLVVGLFFWSMILAFHDKLAMIFTSSSSVIAIVNELAELLAFTILLNCIQPVLSGVAVGYGWQAIVAFINIGSYYMVGVPLGILLGWLFHFGIKGIWTGMLSGTLVQTLLLAIMTVRCDWEKQAQKARVRMADSPATSDL; translated from the exons ATGGCGAGTGCGTTAGAGACGCTATGCGGCCAAGCTTATGGGGCGAAACAGTACCATATGTTGGGTATATACATGCAGAGATCCTGGATTGTTCTGTTTCTTTGTTCGATTTTGTTACTACCCATGTTCGTGTACGCTGCTCCCATATTGAAGCTCATCGGACAGTCCACGGCGGTGGCGGAGCAGACTGGATTGGTGGCGATATGGTTGATACCACTTCACTTTAGCTTTGTCTTTCAGTTCACATTGCAGAGGTTCTTGCAGTGCCAGCTCAAGACTGCGGTGATTGCTTGGGTTTCTGGGTTGGCACTTTTGGTCCACGTGTTTGTTACCTGGCTCTTTGTTTATAAGCTCAAGGTTGGTCTTGTTGGGACTGCAATTACTCTTGATTTCTCGTGGTGGTTGTCGGTTTTGGGGCTCTTTGGTTACAGTGTTTTCGGTTGGTGTCCTCTTTCATGGACTGGCTTCTCCTCTCAAGCTTTTGTTGGGCTCTGGGAGTTTTTCAGGCTCTCTGTGGCTTCTGGGGTCATGCTGGG GTTGGAGAACTTTTATTATAGAGTATTGATCATAGTAGCTGGGTATATGAACAACAGCGAGGCTGCAGTTGCTGCCCTTTCCATTTG CATAGCTATCTGTGGGTGGGAATCCATGATTCCACTTGGTTTTTTTGCTGCAACTGG GGTACGAGTTGCAAATGAGATTGGAGCAGGCAATGCAAAAGGTGCCAGGTTTGCCTCATTCGTGTCTGTGTTGACCTCTCTAGTGGTGGGACTTTTCTTTTGGTCAATGATCTTAGCCTTCCATGATAAGCTCGCAATGATCTTTACGTCAAGCTCTTCTGTTATTGCAATAGTAAATGAACTAGCAGAATTATTGGCATTCACCATTCTCCTCAACTGCATTCAACCAGTTCTCTCAG GAGTTGCAGTTGGGTATGGATGGCAAGCAATTGTGGCATTTATAAACATAGGTAGCTACTATATGGTTGGAGTACCTCTTGGGATTCTCTTGGGATGGCTGTTTCATTTTGGTATCAAG GGTATCTGGACTGGAATGCTAAGTGGAACTCTTGTTCAAACTTTGTTATTGGCAATCATGACAGTCAGATGTGATTGGGAAAAACAG GCACAGAAAGCTCGCGTTCGCATGGCTGACTCACCAGCAACTTCCGACCTGTGA